One genomic region from Listeria monocytogenes encodes:
- a CDS encoding glutamate decarboxylase has protein sequence MLYSEDDKRKQESYRIPLFGSEEESTSIPKYVLKKEPMEPRIAYQLVKDQLMDEGNARQNLATFCQTYMEKEAEILMAETLEKNAIDKSEYPQTAELENRCVNILADLWNAPKDMSYLGTSTVGSSEACMLGGLAMKFRWRNNAEKRGLDIQAKRPNLIISSGYQVCWEKFCVYWDVDMRVVPMDKDHLSLDVDKVFDLVDEYTIGIVGILGITYTGKFDDIQLLDEKVEAYNETNEHQLVIHIDGASGAMFTPFVNPELPWDFRLKNVVSINTSGHKYGLVYPGVGWILWKDKEYLPKELIFEVSYLGGSMPTMAINFSRSASQIIGQYYNFLRYGFEGYREIHEKTKKTALYLAKTVEKSGYFEIINDGANLPIVCYKMKEGLDVEWTLYDLADQLLMKGWQVPAYPLPADLSDTIIQRFVCRADLGYNVAEEFAADFADAIHNLEHARVLYHDKERNDSYGFTH, from the coding sequence ATGCTTTATAGTGAAGACGACAAGCGAAAACAGGAAAGTTATCGAATCCCACTCTTTGGATCTGAGGAAGAAAGCACGAGTATCCCGAAATACGTATTAAAAAAGGAGCCGATGGAACCTCGCATTGCTTATCAACTTGTAAAAGATCAGTTGATGGATGAGGGAAATGCGCGGCAAAACTTAGCGACTTTTTGTCAGACATACATGGAAAAAGAGGCAGAAATACTGATGGCAGAAACGCTCGAGAAAAATGCAATTGATAAATCTGAATATCCACAAACGGCTGAACTGGAAAATCGGTGCGTCAATATATTAGCTGATTTGTGGAATGCTCCAAAAGATATGTCTTACTTGGGGACTTCGACAGTTGGGTCTTCGGAAGCTTGTATGCTTGGCGGTTTGGCAATGAAGTTTCGCTGGCGTAACAATGCGGAAAAACGAGGTCTGGATATACAGGCAAAACGACCAAACTTAATTATTTCATCAGGTTACCAAGTATGTTGGGAAAAATTCTGTGTGTACTGGGATGTCGATATGCGTGTTGTACCAATGGATAAAGACCACCTTAGTCTTGATGTGGACAAAGTGTTTGATTTGGTTGATGAGTATACAATTGGGATTGTCGGGATTTTAGGCATTACTTATACTGGTAAATTTGATGATATTCAATTATTAGATGAAAAAGTAGAAGCATACAATGAAACAAACGAACATCAATTAGTCATTCATATTGACGGAGCAAGTGGCGCGATGTTTACACCATTTGTAAATCCGGAATTACCTTGGGATTTCCGTCTTAAAAATGTTGTGTCTATAAATACTTCCGGTCATAAATACGGATTAGTTTATCCGGGTGTTGGTTGGATTTTGTGGAAAGACAAAGAATATTTACCGAAAGAGCTTATTTTTGAAGTCAGCTACTTAGGTGGTTCGATGCCGACGATGGCGATTAACTTCTCTCGTAGTGCGAGCCAAATTATTGGTCAATATTATAATTTCTTACGATATGGTTTTGAAGGTTATCGAGAAATTCATGAAAAAACAAAGAAAACAGCCCTTTACTTGGCAAAAACTGTAGAAAAAAGTGGCTATTTTGAAATTATTAATGATGGCGCTAATTTACCGATTGTTTGTTACAAAATGAAAGAAGGACTGGATGTAGAGTGGACGCTATATGACTTGGCTGATCAGCTTTTGATGAAAGGGTGGCAAGTTCCAGCCTATCCACTTCCGGCTGATTTAAGTGATACGATTATTCAACGATTTGTTTGCCGGGCGGACTTAGGCTATAACGTGGCAGAAGAGTTTGCCGCTGACTTTGCAGATGCGATTCATAATCTGGAACATGCTAGAGTGCTGTATCATGACAAAGAACGCAACGATTCATACGGATTTACGCACTAA
- a CDS encoding SdpI family protein codes for MFDLIFPLLLIILGVIYRINPPKNKESRFSYRTKASLKNEISWQKAHQSLGFYWIVIGVSLLVLSLVLAFIPMHAFVRSSILLTTSIFAVLLSVILVEKKL; via the coding sequence ATGTTTGATTTAATTTTTCCACTTTTGCTTATTATTCTTGGGGTTATTTACCGGATAAATCCACCTAAAAATAAAGAAAGTCGCTTTAGTTATCGAACGAAAGCCTCTTTAAAAAATGAAATCTCTTGGCAAAAAGCGCATCAATCACTTGGATTTTACTGGATAGTTATCGGGGTTTCTCTTCTAGTTTTGTCACTTGTACTTGCTTTTATACCAATGCATGCCTTTGTCCGCAGCTCAATTTTATTAACGACAAGTATTTTTGCCGTATTACTTTCCGTCATTTTAGTAGAAAAAAAACTATAA